A stretch of DNA from Deltaproteobacteria bacterium HGW-Deltaproteobacteria-6:
AGCCGGAACAGTTGCCATTCCAGAAATATGTCACATGGCCATATTTCTGAGTCTCGGATACGGCAAACGCTTTTACGTTTGCCGCGCAAAGGTACTCGCTGATTACACGATCGATTGCCGGGGGCTGTACAAGAAAATTGGGGGGGATATGGGCGTCCCCGTCATACTCCATCATCCCGGCATAGAAAATATCCGGAAGGGGGCCTCTGTCGAACTCGGAAAATTCCTTCTCGGAAAATGCCCTGGAAATCTCGATAGCGCGGTCGCCCCGGAAGTTGAAAAAGATCACGGCATCGCCGTCCTTGATCGTCCCCCTCGGCATCCCCGAATCATCAGCTATGACAAAGGCCGGCAGATACTGATCGGTTGCTTTCGGGTCTTCCTCGTAATAAGTCTTCACCGCTTCGGAGGCGGACGGGAACTTTCTGCCCTCTCCCAGGACATGGGCCTCCCATCCCCTCTTGACGATATCCCAATCTGAATTGTACCTGTCCATGGTGACCTTCATACGGCCGCCGCCGGACGCTATGGCGTAATCAAGACCCATTTCTGCTGAAATCTTCCTTAGTTTTTCCTCTGTGGGAATAATGTAATTCAGCGCCGTTCTTTCTCCGACGTCCCTGCCGTCAAGCAGGGCATGGATCCTGACCCTTTTCAGATTCAGTGCGGCACATTTTTCGATCATGATGAATAATTGGTCAATATGCGAATGGACATTCCCGTCGGAAAGCAGCCCGATGAAGTGAATTGTCCCGCCCTTGTGGGAACGATGTACAATGGTGTCCCAGACGTCGGATTGAAAAATCCTTCCTGTTTTAAGTGCCGCATTGACAAGGCGTGCACCCTGGTCAAAGACCCTGCCAGCCCCCATGGCGTTGTGACCCACTTCGCTGTTTCCCATATCATCATCTGAAGGCAGTCCGACAGCCGTACCATGGGCCTTGAGTTGCGTGTACAGATCAGATTTGAACAATCGATCAAGGTTGGGTGTCTTGGCCTTGTGGACAGCATTCGTTTCATCTGCTTTGCCGATACCTATGCCATCCATGATAATCAGCAGCAGGGGACCTTTTCTGCCCGAAAAAGATTTCAATTTTTCAAGATGTAATGACATTCAAAAATCTCCTTGACCTTTAGCCTTTTTCCTTGATCCTCTAGTCTGGTATCTACTTACCTACAAATGCAGGTTTTCTCTTCTCCAGAAATGCCTTCATACCTTCCTTTTGATCCTGCGTTCCGAAGCATTGCGCAACCGCGCTTAATTCCAGTTTCACCGCATTGTCCAGTGACATGTCATAACCGTAATTGATGCTGTTTTTGGCCATTTTAAGGGCAAAACC
This window harbors:
- a CDS encoding 2,3-bisphosphoglycerate-independent phosphoglycerate mutase, translating into MSLHLEKLKSFSGRKGPLLLIIMDGIGIGKADETNAVHKAKTPNLDRLFKSDLYTQLKAHGTAVGLPSDDDMGNSEVGHNAMGAGRVFDQGARLVNAALKTGRIFQSDVWDTIVHRSHKGGTIHFIGLLSDGNVHSHIDQLFIMIEKCAALNLKRVRIHALLDGRDVGERTALNYIIPTEEKLRKISAEMGLDYAIASGGGRMKVTMDRYNSDWDIVKRGWEAHVLGEGRKFPSASEAVKTYYEEDPKATDQYLPAFVIADDSGMPRGTIKDGDAVIFFNFRGDRAIEISRAFSEKEFSEFDRGPLPDIFYAGMMEYDGDAHIPPNFLVQPPAIDRVISEYLCAANVKAFAVSETQKYGHVTYFWNGNCSGYVDESLETYVEIPSDRIEFDKAPKMKAKEITDTVMDLLRTGKYKFGRLNFPNGDMVGHTGVMEAAIIAVETVDKCVGDLVVLIKEMEGIAVITADHGNADEMFTTDKKGTKSVKTAHSLNPVPFVIYDPLYQGEYRMADIREKGLSNIAATLLNLLGYEKPDDYDPSLIEMTPAG